Proteins encoded in a region of the Brevefilum fermentans genome:
- a CDS encoding DeoR/GlpR family DNA-binding transcription regulator gives MLPLDRQNQVLQWLHQTGFLTNYEIAKRFNVSQMTVWRDIRALEEQGLVKRIHGGLSLPDWKLGDEQILDSTVHGDNIFRFPAGLSDPRRLALGKYVAMEIIKQGDNLILEGGSTVACIIPYLEAPEVTAITNGLFTLTLAQMYNTVQTILCCGGVLNQPNAIFIGPQAENFFLSYRVDMAIVSAYGLTLNQGLVDPTPIYDSMKRVMCRCANKRVVMLDSTKIGKTALSRVMGLSEIDILVTNHDADPKIISALIERGIDVRLI, from the coding sequence ATGCTGCCTTTAGATCGTCAAAACCAGGTGTTGCAATGGCTTCACCAGACGGGATTCCTCACCAACTATGAAATTGCAAAGCGATTTAATGTATCACAAATGACCGTTTGGCGGGATATCCGGGCTCTGGAAGAGCAAGGATTAGTCAAACGAATTCACGGCGGACTCTCGCTTCCTGATTGGAAATTAGGCGATGAACAAATTTTGGACAGTACAGTTCACGGCGACAATATTTTTAGATTTCCTGCGGGGTTGAGCGACCCACGACGCTTGGCGTTGGGAAAATATGTCGCTATGGAAATAATTAAACAAGGAGACAATCTGATACTTGAGGGCGGATCGACGGTGGCTTGCATAATCCCATATTTAGAAGCTCCGGAGGTCACGGCCATCACTAACGGTTTGTTCACGTTAACTTTGGCGCAAATGTATAACACGGTTCAAACCATTTTATGCTGCGGAGGTGTGCTGAATCAGCCAAATGCAATTTTTATCGGTCCTCAAGCTGAAAATTTTTTCCTGTCTTACCGCGTGGATATGGCGATCGTCAGTGCTTATGGGTTAACATTAAATCAAGGATTGGTAGACCCCACACCGATTTATGATAGCATGAAACGCGTGATGTGCAGATGCGCAAACAAGCGCGTTGTCATGCTCGACTCAACAAAAATTGGAAAAACTGCCCTCAGCCGGGTGATGGGATTAAGCGAAATTGACATCCTGGTCACAAATCATGATGCAGATCCAAAAATCATTTCGGCTTTGATTGAACGCGGTATAGACGTAAGATTGATTTAA
- a CDS encoding SPFH domain-containing protein, producing the protein MEYFIFGLIVFLVVVLLAISVRIVPEYQRAVVFRMGRSIGAKGPGLVFVIPFVDRAIFIDLREGFFDVPPQTCITADNASVNIDFLVYEKVIDPERSVLEVEDFTGAARGLAVTTLRAVVGAMDLDDVLSKRDEINQVLHDKLDEVTDRWGVRIMAVEIREVVPPRAIEEAMTRQMAAERNRRAMVAEADGKREAAVMIATGEKQAAILEAEGLREATVLEAEGRRQAAILEAEGYSLALDKIFAVAKTVDSKTLTLQYLEALKNLGEGASTKFIIPTELLNLAKPLSEYAKGALQE; encoded by the coding sequence ATGGAATACTTTATTTTTGGCTTAATCGTATTTTTGGTGGTGGTATTGCTCGCCATCTCCGTGCGCATTGTTCCCGAATATCAACGTGCGGTGGTTTTTCGGATGGGTCGCTCAATTGGCGCGAAGGGTCCAGGTTTGGTCTTTGTTATCCCCTTTGTCGACCGTGCGATCTTTATTGACCTGCGCGAAGGATTCTTTGATGTTCCTCCTCAGACCTGCATCACAGCAGATAATGCCTCAGTTAATATCGATTTTCTGGTTTACGAAAAGGTGATTGACCCGGAGCGGAGCGTTCTGGAAGTTGAAGATTTCACCGGAGCTGCGCGCGGGCTGGCGGTTACGACTTTACGTGCTGTCGTTGGTGCGATGGATCTGGATGACGTGCTTTCTAAACGCGATGAAATCAACCAGGTTTTGCATGATAAATTGGACGAAGTGACAGATCGTTGGGGCGTACGCATCATGGCTGTTGAAATCCGTGAGGTGGTACCTCCGCGGGCAATTGAAGAAGCCATGACCCGCCAGATGGCTGCAGAGCGTAACCGTCGAGCCATGGTAGCTGAGGCGGATGGTAAACGTGAGGCTGCAGTTATGATTGCCACTGGCGAAAAGCAAGCTGCCATTCTGGAGGCAGAGGGTCTGCGCGAAGCGACGGTTCTCGAGGCGGAAGGTCGCCGGCAGGCAGCCATTCTTGAAGCCGAAGGTTACTCCTTAGCCCTGGACAAGATCTTTGCTGTTGCTAAAACCGTTGACAGCAAAACCCTGACCTTGCAGTACCTCGAAGCGCTGAAGAATTTGGGTGAAGGCGCCTCAACCAAATTCATTATCCCCACAGAATTGCTAAATTTAGCGAAACCCTTGAGTGAGTATGCCAAAGGTGCACTCCAAGAGTAG
- a CDS encoding Gfo/Idh/MocA family protein: MAKKYKVGVIGVGFIGPAHMEGIRRLGFDVVAVAEATQELAEQSAERLLVPKAYGDWKDLIADPEIDVVHIASPNFLHYKHAKAALEAGKHVICEKPLAMTSAESGELVRLAAEKKLVNAVNFNIRFYPLVQDAKARIEAGEIGDKLYIIQGSYLQDWLLLDTDWNWRLEPEFGGELRAVADIGSHWMDLVTFVTGTRIESVFADFKTFVPIRKKPKKKIDTFGGKLEVDMDYEEKPIFTEDYAAVLFKFDNGARGVMTVSQVSSGRKNRLFFEINGSKSSLIWDSEIPNQLVIGHRPEPNQLLIKDPSLMTQAAQWSASYPGGHPEGFPDTFKQLQTAVYRYISSGDFERKPDFPTFLDGHNILVVNDAILLSAKENRWVDIEY; this comes from the coding sequence ATGGCTAAGAAATATAAAGTAGGTGTTATCGGGGTCGGATTTATCGGGCCAGCACATATGGAGGGCATTCGGAGACTTGGATTTGATGTGGTAGCGGTCGCGGAGGCGACCCAGGAGTTGGCAGAACAGTCAGCAGAACGATTGTTGGTTCCAAAAGCCTACGGTGATTGGAAGGACCTGATTGCTGACCCTGAGATTGACGTTGTTCACATCGCATCACCAAATTTTTTACATTATAAACATGCCAAAGCTGCGCTTGAGGCAGGCAAGCATGTGATTTGTGAAAAACCTCTGGCAATGACCTCTGCCGAATCGGGTGAGCTTGTTCGACTGGCTGCCGAGAAGAAATTGGTAAATGCTGTCAACTTCAACATCCGTTTTTATCCCCTTGTACAAGATGCCAAAGCACGCATTGAAGCTGGTGAAATCGGTGACAAGCTGTACATCATCCAAGGCAGCTATTTACAGGACTGGCTTTTATTAGATACGGATTGGAATTGGCGGCTTGAACCTGAATTCGGTGGCGAGTTGCGAGCAGTGGCTGATATTGGATCGCATTGGATGGACCTGGTCACATTTGTTACAGGCACACGCATTGAATCCGTCTTTGCAGATTTTAAAACCTTCGTTCCCATCCGGAAAAAACCAAAAAAGAAGATCGATACCTTTGGCGGAAAACTAGAAGTGGATATGGATTATGAAGAGAAGCCCATTTTCACTGAAGATTACGCGGCAGTTTTGTTCAAATTTGATAATGGCGCCCGCGGTGTAATGACCGTTTCGCAGGTCTCAAGTGGACGTAAGAACCGCCTGTTTTTTGAAATCAATGGCTCAAAATCCTCATTGATCTGGGATTCTGAAATTCCCAACCAGTTGGTGATCGGGCACAGGCCGGAACCCAACCAATTGCTGATCAAAGACCCATCCTTGATGACCCAGGCAGCACAATGGTCAGCTTCATACCCTGGAGGACACCCAGAAGGCTTCCCGGACACTTTTAAACAATTGCAAACAGCAGTTTATCGTTACATTTCTAGTGGCGACTTTGAAAGAAAACCCGATTTTCCCACCTTCTTAGATGGACACAACATACTCGTGGTAAACGATGCCATTTTGCTCAGTGCAAAAGAAAACCGATGGGTTGATATTGAATATTAA
- a CDS encoding metal-sulfur cluster assembly factor has protein sequence MMYAVEKIKDNVIAALKEVIDPETGVDVVRMRLVLDLQIHEDGTASYIFRPSSPLCPIALTLVISIIEAVKTVDGVMDQKVTVVDYVGAEELNKILHSLPLSKPRTAE, from the coding sequence ATGATGTATGCTGTTGAGAAAATTAAAGATAATGTTATCGCCGCTTTAAAAGAGGTAATCGATCCTGAAACCGGTGTAGATGTCGTTCGGATGCGGCTTGTGCTTGATTTGCAAATCCACGAGGATGGGACTGCATCGTATATCTTCCGTCCATCATCGCCCTTATGCCCGATTGCTTTGACCTTGGTTATTTCAATCATTGAGGCGGTTAAAACTGTGGATGGTGTCATGGATCAGAAAGTTACCGTTGTTGACTATGTGGGTGCAGAGGAACTGAACAAAATTTTGCATTCTTTGCCGCTTTCAAAACCAAGGACCGCTGAGTAA
- a CDS encoding type I phosphomannose isomerase catalytic subunit, with translation MSELYPLFFEPVLKHYIWGGQNLENIGRVLPDNQKVAESWEISSHFDGMTTVRNGQFAGKKLPELLNLLGKDLVGSRNVWAVKRGIFPLMVKLLDAEERLSIQVHPDDSYAQEHEGQNELGKAEMWVILNAKPGAAIIYGFSKEINPEKFREAIKTGSVESYLNVLPVKTGDHICVPPGTLHAILEGVLLAEIQQNSNTTYRVYDWGRTDDQGKARTLHVDKALDVINFQQVNESLSLPEVIEKDSHYLQESLCHNPYFSVERFSFKQTSEYSGRCNGSTLEIWGVLQGCAVINGEIMDSVSFCLLPASLGEFCFKVKSGTQMLRVYTS, from the coding sequence ATGTCTGAGCTTTACCCGTTATTTTTTGAGCCAGTACTGAAACATTATATTTGGGGAGGTCAAAACCTTGAAAATATTGGCCGCGTGTTACCCGACAACCAAAAGGTTGCGGAAAGTTGGGAAATTTCAAGCCATTTCGACGGAATGACCACGGTTCGAAACGGGCAATTTGCCGGTAAAAAATTGCCAGAACTTTTAAATTTACTCGGAAAAGACCTTGTAGGCTCGCGTAATGTGTGGGCTGTGAAAAGAGGCATCTTCCCGTTGATGGTTAAGTTGTTGGACGCTGAAGAACGTTTATCGATCCAGGTGCATCCTGATGATTCGTATGCACAGGAGCACGAAGGACAAAACGAATTGGGAAAAGCAGAGATGTGGGTCATATTAAATGCGAAACCCGGGGCAGCGATAATTTACGGCTTTTCAAAAGAAATCAATCCTGAGAAATTTCGCGAAGCGATTAAAACTGGCTCGGTGGAATCGTATTTGAACGTTCTGCCTGTAAAAACCGGAGATCATATCTGCGTGCCACCCGGCACATTGCATGCCATTCTTGAGGGGGTGCTGTTGGCTGAAATTCAACAAAATTCGAATACAACCTACCGCGTATATGACTGGGGTCGAACTGATGATCAGGGGAAAGCAAGGACACTGCATGTTGATAAAGCTTTGGATGTGATCAATTTTCAACAGGTCAATGAATCTCTTTCACTGCCAGAAGTCATCGAAAAGGACTCCCATTACTTGCAAGAATCCCTGTGTCATAACCCTTACTTTTCGGTTGAGCGTTTTTCCTTCAAACAAACTTCAGAATATTCAGGACGATGTAATGGCTCAACCCTGGAAATTTGGGGGGTACTTCAGGGTTGCGCTGTAATCAATGGTGAGATAATGGACTCTGTGTCGTTTTGCTTGTTACCTGCAAGTTTGGGCGAGTTTTGTTTCAAGGTAAAATCCGGCACTCAAATGCTAAGAGTCTATACCAGTTAG
- a CDS encoding ATP-binding protein, which yields MLNETKPLRQLVILSGKGGTGKTSVAAGLMHLSALSTNPCVFADADVDAANLALVTEAVPLESHAYWGSQSAEINAKLCDRCDLCFQICRFNAIHKPENPQQDYSVIDLLCEGCAACAYICPQSAINMSKQQDGEWFHSRTPYGHLFHAELFPGAENTGKLVTTVKQFAKLYAEDHNLKLMIIDGPPGIGCPVISASGGADLALLVAEPGVSGLHDLERIIQTLDHFNVPRVVCINKADIYPTGTTDIEKMIESLGLTSVGMIPFDPAISESIIHGQPITKFSLQSPAALAIKDIWSKLEAILFTQDSK from the coding sequence ATGTTGAATGAGACGAAACCGTTACGACAATTGGTGATCTTAAGTGGAAAAGGTGGCACTGGTAAAACCAGTGTCGCAGCTGGTTTAATGCACCTCTCAGCTTTATCAACCAACCCGTGTGTGTTCGCAGACGCAGATGTCGATGCCGCCAATCTGGCGTTGGTTACAGAGGCAGTTCCTCTGGAATCACATGCTTATTGGGGCAGCCAATCCGCAGAAATAAACGCCAAATTGTGTGATCGTTGCGATCTATGTTTCCAAATTTGTCGATTCAATGCGATTCACAAACCGGAAAATCCCCAACAGGATTACAGCGTAATTGACCTCTTATGTGAGGGCTGCGCAGCATGTGCATACATATGTCCTCAATCTGCCATAAACATGTCAAAACAACAGGATGGCGAATGGTTTCACTCTCGTACACCCTACGGTCATCTTTTTCATGCAGAATTGTTTCCAGGAGCAGAAAATACCGGCAAACTGGTTACAACGGTCAAACAATTTGCAAAATTGTATGCTGAAGACCACAACCTGAAGCTGATGATCATTGATGGCCCTCCTGGAATTGGTTGTCCTGTTATTTCAGCCAGTGGCGGCGCTGACCTGGCTCTGCTTGTGGCAGAACCTGGAGTATCTGGACTGCATGACCTCGAAAGAATCATCCAAACCCTCGATCATTTTAATGTCCCCAGGGTCGTCTGCATTAATAAAGCAGATATTTACCCCACGGGAACCACCGATATTGAAAAAATGATCGAATCACTGGGGTTGACTTCGGTTGGGATGATACCTTTCGACCCGGCAATATCTGAATCGATCATTCATGGTCAACCGATAACGAAATTCTCTCTCCAAAGCCCTGCAGCCCTGGCGATTAAAGACATTTGGAGCAAACTTGAAGCAATATTATTTACCCAGGATTCGAAATGA
- the prxU gene encoding thioredoxin-dependent peroxiredoxin (Most members of this family contain a selenocysteine.), producing the protein MPDIPAGCVTPSQGPVASQELKPTTKIQNQEAVMEIARVGKPAPDFELTGFIGNGFKNFKLSDYKGKWIVICFYPGDFTFVUPTELTAVAVKYPELQELGVEVLAISTNSHFSHKIWQEVELSKMIEGGVPFPLLADAGGRVGTLYGVYDEASGVDIRGRFIIDPDFVIRASEILTPEVGRNVSELFRQVQAFQHVVATGEVTPSGWRPGKKTLKPSPDLAGKVWEVWKPEEAFE; encoded by the coding sequence ATGCCAGATATACCCGCAGGATGTGTCACACCATCTCAGGGTCCGGTTGCTTCTCAGGAACTGAAACCAACTACAAAAATTCAAAACCAGGAGGCAGTTATGGAAATAGCTCGCGTAGGAAAGCCCGCCCCCGATTTTGAGCTGACAGGCTTCATAGGGAACGGGTTTAAAAATTTTAAATTGTCTGATTACAAGGGTAAGTGGATCGTGATCTGCTTCTACCCCGGTGATTTCACCTTCGTCTGACCGACCGAACTAACAGCGGTCGCTGTTAAATATCCTGAACTTCAGGAATTGGGTGTTGAGGTACTTGCAATCAGTACCAACAGCCACTTCTCACACAAGATTTGGCAAGAAGTTGAACTTTCGAAAATGATTGAGGGCGGCGTTCCCTTCCCATTGTTAGCCGATGCAGGTGGACGCGTTGGTACCTTATATGGTGTTTATGATGAAGCCTCTGGTGTGGATATCCGTGGCAGGTTTATCATTGATCCCGATTTTGTCATCCGTGCTTCCGAAATTTTAACACCGGAAGTCGGTCGAAACGTCTCCGAATTGTTCCGCCAAGTTCAAGCTTTCCAACACGTGGTTGCAACAGGTGAGGTTACGCCCTCAGGCTGGCGTCCCGGGAAAAAGACCCTTAAACCCAGCCCCGATTTGGCTGGAAAAGTCTGGGAAGTGTGGAAACCGGAAGAAGCTTTCGAGTAA
- a CDS encoding sugar phosphate isomerase/epimerase family protein gives MKLGLLTAAFPGKSLSEVAEWASQNGFQMLELACWPLGKATRRYAGVTTLDVAGFGQKQADETREIMKKFGLEISSLGYYPNPLHPDSEHRKVVIDHLMKVIDAAALVMDHPIVGTFVGKDKDKTIEANFETFKQIWPEIVHYAGDKGVKIAIENCPMIFSNDEWPGGNNLASTPAIWREMFSIIPDENFGLNLDPSHLVWLMIDPLRVVREFSERIFHIHAKDLEIDLDGLYENGTQSLGMGWQIPRLPGLGQIDWGSFISQLYRYGYDYVISIEHEDRQFEGTEELVKRGFLISRDILKPYMH, from the coding sequence ATGAAACTTGGATTGTTAACAGCGGCGTTTCCCGGAAAAAGTTTGAGCGAGGTTGCAGAATGGGCCAGCCAAAACGGTTTCCAAATGTTAGAACTTGCCTGCTGGCCTTTAGGCAAAGCCACACGACGTTACGCAGGGGTCACCACGCTCGATGTAGCCGGATTTGGACAAAAACAGGCTGACGAAACTCGAGAAATTATGAAGAAATTTGGGCTCGAGATTTCTTCCTTAGGATACTATCCTAATCCGCTTCATCCGGATTCAGAGCATCGGAAAGTGGTGATTGATCATCTCATGAAAGTGATAGACGCTGCTGCACTGGTTATGGATCATCCCATCGTAGGTACCTTCGTGGGCAAAGATAAAGATAAAACCATTGAAGCCAATTTCGAAACGTTTAAACAAATTTGGCCCGAAATTGTTCACTATGCTGGGGACAAAGGTGTTAAAATCGCTATTGAAAACTGCCCGATGATTTTTTCTAATGACGAATGGCCAGGCGGAAACAATCTCGCCTCAACGCCTGCCATCTGGCGTGAGATGTTCTCGATTATTCCGGATGAGAATTTCGGGCTAAACCTTGATCCTTCTCACCTCGTGTGGTTAATGATCGATCCCCTTCGGGTCGTACGCGAATTTTCTGAGCGTATTTTCCACATCCATGCCAAAGACCTGGAGATTGATCTGGATGGACTGTATGAGAATGGCACGCAGTCCCTGGGGATGGGATGGCAGATTCCCCGGTTGCCTGGTCTTGGCCAAATTGATTGGGGCAGCTTTATCAGCCAGCTTTACCGATATGGCTACGATTATGTTATTTCTATTGAGCATGAAGACAGACAATTTGAAGGCACAGAAGAACTTGTCAAGCGCGGTTTCTTAATCTCGCGCGACATCCTTAAGCCGTATATGCATTAA
- a CDS encoding ROK family protein codes for MNVFVGCDIGGTNIQAGLVDIETGSVLTSNSISTLSRQGPEEVLKRMAKLISDLIGDYRIDQKDIGGLGISAPGVIDLETNTTLFLPNLYTGWRNVPVGERMKSYLGLDVAMLNDVRAITFGEWAFGAGKGVDSMACFAIGTGVGGGLVVNNQLVLGFGGTAGELGHQTVDLNGPRCGCGNHGCIEVFASGPAIAAEAGRGIRQGWSTLIMELIENDLNKLTPEVVAKAANMGDEFALEVWNRAGTYLGIGIANILTCVGVKRVVIGGGVGKAGDLLLNPIKKVLKERVHLMPLEKVELVLAKLGNDAGTIGMAAWIARQQGFDI; via the coding sequence ATGAATGTTTTTGTGGGGTGTGACATCGGAGGCACCAATATCCAAGCGGGATTGGTGGATATTGAAACAGGCTCTGTGTTAACTTCTAATTCGATCTCAACCCTTTCGCGCCAGGGTCCGGAAGAAGTTCTGAAACGGATGGCAAAATTAATCTCCGACTTGATTGGCGATTACCGCATTGATCAGAAGGATATCGGAGGTTTGGGTATCAGCGCTCCCGGTGTGATCGATCTTGAAACCAATACAACGCTCTTTTTACCCAATCTCTACACAGGATGGCGCAATGTCCCGGTAGGGGAACGCATGAAGTCGTATTTGGGTCTAGATGTCGCCATGTTAAACGACGTGCGAGCGATTACTTTTGGCGAATGGGCTTTTGGGGCTGGAAAAGGGGTTGATTCGATGGCATGCTTTGCCATCGGCACCGGAGTGGGCGGTGGGCTGGTTGTGAACAATCAGCTTGTGTTGGGCTTTGGCGGTACAGCCGGAGAATTGGGTCATCAAACTGTTGACCTGAACGGTCCCCGCTGTGGCTGCGGAAATCATGGTTGCATTGAAGTATTTGCCTCCGGTCCAGCCATCGCTGCAGAAGCAGGTCGAGGTATTCGCCAAGGGTGGTCAACATTAATTATGGAACTCATTGAAAATGACCTCAACAAATTAACCCCCGAAGTTGTTGCAAAAGCTGCGAATATGGGTGATGAATTTGCTTTGGAAGTGTGGAACCGGGCAGGGACTTATTTGGGCATTGGCATTGCGAATATCCTAACCTGTGTTGGAGTCAAGCGGGTTGTAATTGGTGGGGGGGTTGGAAAAGCCGGCGACTTGCTGTTGAATCCAATCAAGAAAGTCCTTAAAGAACGCGTCCACCTGATGCCGCTCGAGAAGGTAGAGCTTGTACTGGCCAAACTCGGGAATGATGCCGGAACGATTGGCATGGCTGCCTGGATTGCCCGCCAACAAGGCTTCGATATTTGA
- a CDS encoding NfeD family protein, with amino-acid sequence MRPLKILIVSLLILSLLGSAQPAQAANNQSIVIQLDINGVINPFSSRYLERGLDLAQRSGAELVLVTLDTPGGLEASMREMVQAILGSPVPVVVYVTPAGARATSAGLFILQAGDVADMAPATHVGAATPVAMRGEMDEVMSEKSISDVSALLRGLAESRGRNVEWAESAVRESSSLTAREAVETNVIEILANDIYDLLEQLDGMIVRGEKLDLSAPVVQKLGMNWIERFYHVITEPNIAYLLLSLGTIFLLVELSNPGLSFAGIGAALFFIIGFMALGSLPVNWAAVGLLVISVILFVVALLTDTEIVVTAVGLIPFILGSLLLFKPFRPKSPIIPEVRVNIWLILFMALFIVFFSLIILRAILTALKRKPQMGAQRFVGEKAYALTDLSPDGKVMIQHQNWSATSIGGNVRKGQEVLVVSVSGVRLMVSPVDESG; translated from the coding sequence ATGAGACCTTTAAAAATCCTCATCGTTTCCCTCTTAATTCTAAGTTTGCTTGGCTCAGCTCAACCAGCGCAAGCGGCTAACAACCAATCGATCGTGATCCAGCTGGATATTAACGGTGTCATCAATCCGTTTTCTTCTCGTTATCTCGAGCGGGGCCTGGACCTGGCGCAACGCTCCGGGGCGGAGCTTGTGTTGGTCACACTGGATACCCCTGGTGGACTGGAAGCTTCTATGCGTGAAATGGTGCAAGCCATTCTGGGTTCTCCAGTGCCGGTGGTCGTGTATGTCACGCCAGCGGGCGCTCGTGCAACCTCAGCCGGTTTGTTTATCTTGCAAGCAGGTGATGTTGCGGATATGGCACCGGCGACTCATGTCGGAGCTGCAACACCGGTCGCGATGAGGGGCGAAATGGACGAGGTAATGAGTGAAAAATCGATTAGCGATGTTTCTGCCCTTCTTCGTGGGTTAGCAGAAAGTCGCGGGCGTAATGTCGAATGGGCTGAATCAGCTGTCCGAGAAAGTTCATCTTTAACAGCTCGCGAAGCGGTAGAGACAAATGTGATCGAAATCCTTGCTAATGATATTTATGATTTGTTGGAACAATTAGATGGCATGATCGTGCGTGGGGAGAAATTGGACCTGTCCGCACCGGTCGTTCAGAAATTGGGCATGAATTGGATCGAACGATTTTATCATGTGATCACTGAACCGAACATTGCCTATTTATTGTTATCTTTAGGTACCATATTCTTGCTGGTTGAACTCTCTAATCCAGGATTAAGTTTTGCAGGCATTGGTGCTGCCTTGTTCTTTATCATCGGCTTCATGGCTTTGGGAAGTTTACCGGTCAATTGGGCTGCAGTTGGCTTGTTGGTGATTTCTGTGATTCTATTTGTTGTGGCATTATTAACAGACACCGAAATTGTGGTCACGGCTGTCGGGCTAATCCCCTTCATATTAGGGTCACTACTGCTGTTCAAGCCGTTCCGCCCCAAATCTCCAATTATCCCAGAGGTTCGTGTGAATATTTGGTTGATCCTATTTATGGCATTGTTTATTGTCTTTTTCAGCTTGATCATTTTACGGGCGATCCTGACTGCCTTGAAACGTAAGCCACAAATGGGTGCACAACGTTTTGTGGGGGAAAAAGCATATGCGCTGACTGATTTGTCGCCCGATGGAAAGGTGATGATTCAGCATCAAAATTGGAGTGCCACCAGTATTGGGGGCAATGTTCGAAAAGGACAAGAAGTTCTTGTTGTTTCTGTATCTGGAGTCCGCTTGATGGTGTCGCCGGTTGATGAAAGCGGATAA
- the deoC gene encoding deoxyribose-phosphate aldolase, with protein MTLPPLTRLELSKMIDHSLLKPGITQAETILGCELAIREQVAAVTIKPCYTKLAAKILSGSGVMVNPVICFPMGYDTTDTKVFATRQAIDEGAEEIDMVLNLGALFSGDYLFVLEDIAAVVEASQGRTVKVILETGYYQDMELIVKACQIIEAAGGHFVKTSTGFASSPYVNEYGETVGYTLDILKLMRQSVSEAVQVKAAQGVRRLKDALEVIEIGVTRFGVSGTEKLLKEYDETFG; from the coding sequence ATGACTTTACCTCCCCTAACCAGGCTCGAACTATCAAAAATGATCGATCATTCATTACTTAAACCCGGAATCACCCAGGCTGAAACGATTCTCGGATGTGAATTGGCCATCCGCGAACAGGTGGCAGCGGTAACTATCAAACCCTGCTACACGAAATTGGCTGCAAAAATTCTTTCTGGCAGCGGAGTGATGGTCAATCCAGTGATCTGCTTTCCCATGGGCTATGATACCACCGATACCAAAGTCTTTGCCACACGACAGGCGATTGATGAAGGTGCTGAAGAAATCGATATGGTGCTGAACCTGGGAGCATTGTTCAGCGGTGATTATCTTTTTGTTCTGGAAGACATTGCCGCAGTAGTGGAAGCATCCCAAGGACGAACAGTAAAAGTGATCCTCGAAACCGGATATTATCAGGATATGGAGCTGATCGTAAAAGCATGCCAGATCATTGAAGCTGCAGGCGGTCATTTTGTAAAAACCAGCACCGGGTTTGCATCATCACCTTATGTAAATGAATATGGAGAAACCGTTGGCTATACATTGGATATCTTAAAATTGATGCGGCAATCGGTCAGCGAAGCAGTGCAGGTCAAAGCCGCCCAGGGCGTTCGTCGATTAAAAGATGCCCTCGAGGTGATTGAAATTGGGGTGACCCGCTTTGGCGTGAGCGGAACAGAAAAACTGTTGAAAGAATACGATGAGACTTTTGGTTAA